Within Thermococcus celer Vu 13 = JCM 8558, the genomic segment TGGCCGGGACCCTCGAAAGAATCCAGGTTCACCTCTACGACCTGATGGCCGAGCTGGCGAGCAAGGGAAAGTACTCCAAGATAGGGGATGAGGAGGTGAGGTGGCTCGAAGGCCTCATCGAGAAATACGAGGCGGAGTTCCAGTTCAAGGCCTTCGTCCTCCCCGGCTCCACCGTTGCGAGCGCCAAGCTCGACGTCTGCAGAACGGTGGCGAGGAGGGCCGAGAGGAGGGTCGCGAGGCTCGTCCTCGACTACGGCTTCGGAGATACCGCCCTGGTGTACCTCAACAGGCTCAGCGACCTCCTCTTCCTGATGGCCAGGACGATAGAGAAGAGGGAGGGAAAGCTGAAGGAGGTCAAGGAAGTTCAGTGACGGTTTTCGCCTCTTCCCTTTCCCCGCCGAGCAGGACCTCCCTGTGACGGACGTAGTAGTGGACCACCACGACGGCCTGGGCCACCCATATTCCGAGGGAGACCCCCCAGGCGGAGTAGCGATCTACCAGCGGTCCGACCACAACAAGGCCCAGGGGTGCCGAGGCGTTCACGAGGAGGGCCAACGCAGAGAAGACCCTGCCCCTGAGCTCCGTCGGAACCGCCCTCTGGATCTTCGAGTTGAGGGGGACGTTTATTATCGCACTGCTCGCTCCAAGGAACACCGCGGTAACGGCCAGCGTCACGAACGCCGAATCCCTTGAGACGCCGGCCAGGGGGGAGACGACCCAGACGAAGATCAGCATCAGGAGGCCGTTGACGGCCATGGCCTTGAAGAGGTACCTCCCCGCTCTCCTCCCGAGCTTTATCGCCACTATGAGGTTTCCAAAGAGCATACCGCCCATGAAGGCGCTCTCGAGTAGTCCGAACTGTTCGCTCGTGAACTTTAGGACCTCCCTGAATGCGTAGGGCATTACGACCGCGTTGAAGGGCTGGCCGAGCGCGTTCATGAAGAGGGCGAAGCTCATAAGCACCACGAGGTAGCGGCTGGAGCGCAGAAACACCAGGCCTTCCTTAATGTCCTCGATGACCTGCCCGACGCTCTCGAGCTCCCTCGTCTTCCATTCGTACCGTATCAGGACCTCGAAGAGGCCGGAACCGAAGAAGCTGACCGCGTTTATTAGAATCGCCAGTTTTATCCCGCCGAGGGCGTAGATAACTCCGCCGAGGGCCGGACCGACGAGCCGGGCCACCACGGTGAACGAGCTGACGGTCGAGTTGGCCCTCTCAAGCTCGTCGGGTTCGACGAGATCCGGAAACATCGCGCTCGTTGCCGCGCCGAAGAACGCCCCCATGACCGCCATGACGACCTGAACGGTAAGGAGCTGGTAGATACCGAGGAAGTTGAACGCGATGACGCCGAACAGGAGAAGTCCCCTCGCGAGGTCGAAGCCAACCATGAGCCCCTTCCTGTTGTAGCGGTCACCGACCACGCCGGCGAAGGGCATGATTATCAGGGAAGGGATCACGTCCGCCAGAACGAAGAGGGTCATCATCGAGCCGCTGTGGGTCTTGTCGAGAACGTAGAGGGGCAGCGCAACCTCCTGCACCGCCCAGCCGAGCTGGCTGACGAATCTTCCAAAGGCGAAGAGCCAGAAGTTTCTGTTGAGCCCCCTCTCGAGCATTTTGAGCAACCCCCATCTTCCCCGCCGGTTCACGCGTAGTTGTCGGATTAAAGAGAAAAGTTAAACCAGCTCCACGCTCACCCCGCCGTTAACGGTGCTCACCCTCAC encodes:
- a CDS encoding cob(I)yrinic acid a,c-diamide adenosyltransferase, with translation MSITTKTGDKGLTGLFTGERVAKYSPVMEANGTIDELDSFIGEAKHYVPEDMAGTLERIQVHLYDLMAELASKGKYSKIGDEEVRWLEGLIEKYEAEFQFKAFVLPGSTVASAKLDVCRTVARRAERRVARLVLDYGFGDTALVYLNRLSDLLFLMARTIEKREGKLKEVKEVQ
- a CDS encoding MFS transporter, producing MLERGLNRNFWLFAFGRFVSQLGWAVQEVALPLYVLDKTHSGSMMTLFVLADVIPSLIIMPFAGVVGDRYNRKGLMVGFDLARGLLLFGVIAFNFLGIYQLLTVQVVMAVMGAFFGAATSAMFPDLVEPDELERANSTVSSFTVVARLVGPALGGVIYALGGIKLAILINAVSFFGSGLFEVLIRYEWKTRELESVGQVIEDIKEGLVFLRSSRYLVVLMSFALFMNALGQPFNAVVMPYAFREVLKFTSEQFGLLESAFMGGMLFGNLIVAIKLGRRAGRYLFKAMAVNGLLMLIFVWVVSPLAGVSRDSAFVTLAVTAVFLGASSAIINVPLNSKIQRAVPTELRGRVFSALALLVNASAPLGLVVVGPLVDRYSAWGVSLGIWVAQAVVVVHYYVRHREVLLGGEREEAKTVTELP